TATGTCTCAGGGCGAACGTTCCTGCCGGAAGCCCAGCCCCCTCTATGGGAGACAGGTCTTCCGGATCGAAGGATCCCAGATACCTTCCTACGCTGTGAGTAAGTGCCAGACGTGAGCATATGGGATCCAGTTTTTCCTCTTCGAAACTGATTACTACGTACCCGGGACCATCGCGTATTATGCGGCAGTCCCCGTCCGTCTCGGTATACACTGTGGCGACGGCCTCGTCGCGGGGCATGTCGTCCAGTTCGCCTAGCAGTTCGAAGAGGTATGATTGATACACGGATGGACCAGTCGTCAGTCCGTAATACCGTTTTCGGTCACCATGAATACAGCCTCTCCCTCGGGCATGTTGGGAGAGTCGATAAGTCTGGCTATCCTCTTTCCGGCCTTTCCCTTCCTGAGGTATATGCGGAATGTGGCAGTGTGGCCCACCACATGTCCTCCTATAGGCCTGGTAGGGTCTCCGAAGAACGCATCCGGCTTGGATGCTACCTGGTTGGTGACTGCGATGACGGCATTGTTGACCGTGGCGAAGTTCAGGAGGTCGTGCATGTGGCGGTTGAGGATCTGCTGTCTCTCCGCGAGAGCCCCCCTTCCCAGATATTCTGATCTGAAGTGGGATGTCAGGGAGTCGACTATCATGAGCCTGACCTTTATGTCCTTGGCCAGTTCCAGGGCCTTGTCTACGAGCAGGACCTGGTGCTGGGAGTTGAATGCTCTGGCTATGTGGATCCTCTTGAGGGTCTCGTCGGGGTCCACTCCGAGGTAGTTGCACATCTGCGTGATCCTCTCGGGCCTGAACGTGTTCTCCGTATCGATGATGATCACGTCGGAGTCCAGTCCTCCCTTCTCCTCCGGGAGTGTGGCGTTGACCGCCAGCTGGAAACAGACCTGGGTCTTGCAGCTTCCGAACTCCCCGAAGAACTCCGTTATGGATTGGCTTTCCAGACCGCCGCCGAGGAGTTCGTCGAACGCCTTGGATCCGGTGGTCAGCTTGGATACGGCCGCACGCCTCTGCTGGATCACGTCACCGGTCTCGAAGCCGCCGATGTCCGCCACGAGTTTCGCGCCTTCGATGATGTCCATCGCTTTCTTCTCTCCGATCTCGCAGGTCTCGGCGAGGTCCTTGGGTGCGGCCACCGCGATGGCCATTATCTCGGTGTACCCTGCTTCGCGGAGTTTGTCTGCGATCGCGGGTCCTACGCCCGGTATGTCTTCAAGGGTCTTCTCAGCCATTTCTTTCACTCTCATCTTTCTCCACGCGGATTGTATATTTAAGCGAAACTAGGGGGTGACCGAATCTGACGGATGCGACTATTCTGGCTCATTGTAGGCACATATGAATAACTTATAATTTGTTAATGTTATTATTTATAAACCCGGGTAGGTTTTGCAACCTTGTTTTGGAATCGATTACAATCTGCACGTTATCTTGATCGCTGCTCCCCGACCATATCTGAGGGTCCGAGAGGACAGTATATTCCGAAATGAATAACTTTATAAAAGTTATATTAATTCCAACCGATTGCGAGAATACCCGCATTTCCCCTCCCTATAAGTTTATAAGGGAAGTATAGAATCGGGAAGTACTATGGCAAAGAAGAGGCGTCTTATCAAAGAGAAGCCCGAAGAGGAATATGAGTTCACACCCTCCAATTTCGATGAGAAGGAGTTTATCCTCAAGGACATCTATGGAACGAAGGTCCTCTTCATCACTATCGTCTATGCGGTGATCGTAGGGTTCCTTGCCGCCGTCATCTGCAACGTCCTCGGCGACCCCATCAATTGGGTTCTGGACACCATCATGGTGTTCGCCGCCGTCTTCACCATGAAGAAGCTGTACGTGAAACTGGGCATCAGGGCGGACCTTCTCGAGTCCAAGACCATGATGGGTGACTACTTCGTCTTCCTTGTTATGGCTCTCGGAATATGTATCGTCTTCATCAACCAGCCTTTCCTGGTTCCTTGAAGCCATAAACCATACAATATCCGGGGGCCGGTCCGAAATGGTCCGGCTCCATCCACGGATTTATCCGTCTTGTTCTGTATACATCGAATCGATGCAGGCGCTTTTCAGACGATTTTCCAGCTGAGTACGGGATCCATCAATTCCGTCAGAAGCAAGGGGTCTATGTTTGTTATGGATGCCTCATGGCCGCGGATCTTCATGGATTCGGGGTCGATCTCCCTCCCTATGCCTGCGAGGGAGGCCTCTTCCTCGAGCATTTCCACTGCGGAGAAATACATCCTCTCGACGATCACGCACCATGCGCCGTCCTCTATGAACGGTGCCCCGTATTCGTTGTTCTTCCATTTCCTGAGGAATGATTCGGCCGCCCTTACGAATATCGGGGGACCGACGTGCTTGCAGGTCTTGGACAGGACGTCGCGGTCCAACTCGAAGGCTATGACCATGTGTTTCTCATCCATGCTGTGCACGGCCCTCAGGACGTTGAAGTCGAAATCGTCCAACTTCTTTATCAGGGCATACTGGGTCTTCCACAGTTGGGAGTAGAGGTTGTCCTCTACGGCATCGGGTCTGTTGAATGTGACGGTCAGTATCCTCGACCCGTGTATGGACGCCTTCTCCTCGAGCTCCTCGACCGTCAGCGGGGTCCTTTTCCTAGGGAAGAAGAAGTTGACCGACGGTTCCACGAGGTAGTCCTTGGCCGCGGCTATGAACAGTGCCAGCGTATCCAGGTGGACGGCCGATGCGACATTGCGCTTCTTGTCCACCGGGTCATATACGATGAGGGGACCTATCATAGGGGGTCCTCTTTCCTTGATCTCGATGGCGGTACCTTCCCTCCATTCCGATGCCGCGGCCTCCAGAACTCCTCTGAAGGAGCCGTATTTTATGATCAGGAGTTCGCACAGGTATCCGGAGAATCCGCGGGTGTTGGGTTCCGCCCCGTATGTCCCGATCCCTTTCATGAACTTCTTCAGGAGCCTCACCTGGTCCCTCTGGTCGACGCTCATGTTCTCCAGCACATACCTGGTATGGAACGGTGTCCTGTCTACGGCCGTCTGGAGTTTATCGGTGCTTTCTATGTGATAGCTGGGTACCAGGTCGACATCCACCCCGTCATATCTCCCGCGGGTGTACGGGTGTTCTGAGAACATGCGGATCCCGTGGAGGATGTCGTCACCCATCTTCAGTCCCACCCTCTCCAGTTCGGCACGGGGGATCGAGGTGGGGAATAGGACGAAAAGGTCTATATCGGGGTCGGAAAGGTAGGTGTCTTTGGAGTATGATCCCACGAAACGGATCTCCGCATCTATCCCTTCCCTGTCGATGTACTCCTGGACCTTTCCGCGGAGTTCGTCGGCGGCGTGCTTTATGTGGCGCCTCTCCTCCTCGGTGGGTCTTATTCTTGCGAGTACATCGTCCTCGATAGTCATAGGCCCGCCATTATAATCGGTACTTTAAAAATTTCCCTTTTGTCCGCCGTCCCTGTATTTTTCCGGGAGTTTGGGTGCCCATTCCGGGATCCATTCACCGTCGTAGGTCCTGGCCTGCGACAGTTCCAGATCCTCTCCCACGTCGAGGACCATGAGGTCCTTTCCGGCCACCGTGCGTACGCCTGTGGCATTCTGGCACATTTCGGCCTGGGCGTCAGGGCCTTCTTCTATCATCACGATACCCAGATGGGTGAATATGCAGAGTTCCGGCTTGACCAGGTCCACCATCTCTATCGCGGTGTCCGTGCACATGTGGTAGTTGATGCGGTTGTTGTGGGGGGTGGTCACCGGCAGTATGAGCACCCTGCTGCCGATGTACTGCCTTCCGATATCCTCGTCGTAGTCAGTGTCGCTCACATAGGAGACCACTCCGAAGGGGGTGTCGAAACGGAACCCGACGTTCGTCGGGTCGCTGTGTCTGGCACGGCATATCTCCACCCTCTGTCCGTCTATATCGAGCACGTCCCCGGGACGGAAAGCGGTGCTCGATATGGGAAGACCCAGATGGTATGGGGAGAGACACGGGCCCAATCCTCCCTCCCCCTCTATGACGGTGGGGCTTCCGTAGAGGTGTCCTCTCTTCACCCAGCCGCCGCGGGTCATCCCCTCGATAACGCACGGTCCGTCGGAATAGTGGTCCGGGTGGGCGTGTGATATCACCACGGAGTCCGTGGAGCCCACATCGTAGCGTATCCTGCGCATCTGGGTCAGTGCCCCGGGTCCCGGGTCCACATGCATGCGCATGACGGGGTCCCCGTGTTCGATGAGCATGCCGCCGGTGCAGCGCGTTTGGAACATCGATGTATGTCTGCCGCCCCCGGTACCGAGGAACGTTATACGGAAGGTCATATCGGTCGCACCGTACTATCACGTCGGACTATTTCCAAATGACGCACCGACGGCATATTGACATACGTTTCATACGTACAATCCACGGGTCGCATCATCCAAACTTTCTTACGATACCCTTGCTTTCGTAACATTATGATAACGGTCTTCAGGGATGCGTGGATCGTCACGCAGAATGCGAAGAGGGAAGTTCTGAAAGGGGATCTCGTGGTGGACGGGGAGAGGATCGTCTCCGTCGGTCCCAAGTACAACGGTACCGCCGACGAGGAGATCGACTGTGCGGGGGACGTTTTGATCCCCGGACTCATAAACACCCACACGCATGTTGCGATGTCCGTCATGAAGGGAGTGGTGGACGACCTCCTGTTCCCGGATTTCCTGAACAAGGTTTTCAAGATAGACGCCGACCGTACGGACAGGGATCTGGAGGTCGGTACGAAGCTCGGCTGTGCCGAGATGATGATGTCCGGAACGACGACGTTCATGGACCTCTACTATTCCGAGGATGTCATCGCCAAGGCGACCCAGGAGGCGGGGATAAGGGGTGTCTGCTGCTGGTGCTGCCTGGATGAGGACAAGACGACCCAGAAGGGCAACCCTGTGGACAACTGTAGGCATTTCTATCAGAAGTTCAAAAACGAGAGGAAGATCGTTCCCGGAGTGGGCCTTCAGGGAGTCTATGTGTGCAACGAGGAGACATGTACGGAGGCGAAGGCGTTCTCCGACGAGGTGGGCGCCCCCATAAACATGCATCTGTCGGAGACCCGCGGAGAGGTCAACGACCACAAGAAGGCGACCGGCATGAGGCCGGCCGAGTGGCTCTCCCACATAGGGGTCCTCGGGCCCAGGGTGGTCGCCGCACATTCCGCATGGCTCACGATGAACGAGGTCCGTCTGATGGGGGAGGCGGGGATGTCCATCTCGTCCTGTCCCGTGTCCAATATGAAGCTGGCCACAGGAGGGGTCGCACCCGTCCCGGAGTTCGAGAAGTATGGTGTCAACGTATCATTGGGTACCGACGGCAACACGACCAACAACAGTCTCGACATGATCTCGGAGATGAAGATGCTGGGTCTTCTTCAGAAATCCAGCAGATGGGATCCGACCGTCACGCCTGCCCAGGACCTTCTGGACATAGTCACCGTGAACGGGGCCAAGGCGATCGGTATGCAGGATTCCCTCGGATCCCTGGAGGCGGGGAAGTATGCGGACGTCGTGGTCCTGGATGGTAAGATGGCCAACCTGAGACCTCTCCTTCCCGAGAACATAGTCGCCAACCTCGCATATTCCCTATCCCAGGCCAATGTCAAGACCGTGATGTGCCAGGGGGACATCGTGGTCCGCGACAGGGTATGTACGACCATGGACGTGGCCGCCGTGGCGGACGAGTCCGAAGACATCTGGAAGACGCTATGCCTAAGGTGAATATAAAGAGCAACAGGGTCCTCTTCGGGCCTCCCGACTACAGTTCCCTATCGGAGATGGGGTACATGTTCGCAGACATGCACTTCCATACCAACTGCTCCGATTCTTTCACCGACGTGATGGACGCGGTAGCTTTAGCACGGATGCGCGGGACGGGTGTCGCGATAACCGATCACAACCTCATAGCATCGGCGGTCAAGGTGGCCGACAAGAAGGACGTGTTCGTGATCCCCGGCATCGAGGTGAGCACCTCCGACGGTCCGCACATCCTCATGTATTTCTACGAGACCAGGGACATGTCGGCGTTCTGGCGCAAATACATACGTCCCAACCTGCAGAGCTGCCCATGGTTGGCATTGAAGGACATGTCCACCGAGAAACTCCTCTACACCATCGAACAGGAGGATATCCACTGTGTCGTTTCCGCCGCACACCCGCTAGGTTATTTCGGTACCAACAAGGGGGTGGAGATATGCATAGAGAAGGGTTATCTCAGCGAGGATATCGTGAAGATGCTCGACGCATACGAGGTCATATGCAGCGGGATGACCCATTCCAGCAACCTGAGGGCCTTGGCCGCCGCAGAGCAGTACGGTCTTAGCTATACTGGAGGGACCGACGGCCATATGCTGGAAGAGGTGGGCAACGTCATAACCGCGGTACAGGCATCGAACCGCGAGGAGTTCCTGGACGGGATAAAGGGCGGTTACAGCCTGGTCATCGGACAGGAGAAATCGGTGATCAAGAAGGCCAAGATGGGGTCGGAATCCTTCGTCCGTTTCATGGAGCACGCCCCCTCGGCCTTCTATGTACAGACCAGGTCGGGGGTGCGCTCCATCCGGCGTTCCGGATCGAAGATCGGTTCCAAGATCAAGGACAGGATCAGAAACCAAGGTCCTCGCCGACGAGGATGACCTTGATCCTCTTCGGTTTCCCGCAGAACACTATCTGTTCGATGAAGTTGCATATGGACTTCGGTGCTTTGCAGTCGTCGGTCACATCTCCGTCGGTGAAGAGGGTGTCTTCCATGCCGAAACGGGCCGCATTCATCTGTGCGGCGATGTCCTCCGCCCTTGCCAGTGCCTGTTCCTGATCCTTGCATACCTTGTTCATGCCGACGACCGCTATGACGTTCCTCGGTCCGAACGTGATGGCGGCGACGCGGTTTCCGGTGCCGTCGATGTTGAAGACTATGCCATCCATGCTCACGCCGTTGAAACTGGTCAGATAGAAGTCTACGGAAAGTGCGCGTCTCAGCATGTCCTCCTTTTCCTCGGGGGTGGAGGCCTCGGAGCGGTCGAGTACCTTGTACGGTCCGGATTTCACCTTGTCCAACAGGCCTATCTCCTCGATGGTTGCGGACCCTCCCCATGAAACCGAGGATTTGGCCGGCATGAGGGACAGGGCCTTCTTCACGGCCTCTTCGCCGTTATCGACGTAATACGCCTCATACTGTCTGCTTTCCAGATTCTCTATGAGTATGGGTGCCAGTGCCTCGTATCTCTTCTTCTTGATCTTCTCGATGTCTGCCCTGCTGGTCATGGGTATCAAATATCCTTATGCTGATTAATACGTTGCTCAGAGAAGCTCCGCGGCGAATCTCGACAGGAACGTCTTGATCCTCTGTATGCCGGTCCTGTTCCGATACATCTCCATGGTGTACTCGGTACATCTCTCGAGGTCCTTTTCGAACGCCTGGGTCATCTGTTTTCCGACTTCTTCGGAATATACCATCGCATTGCATTCGAAGTTGAGGTTCATACTTCTCGGATCGAGGTTGGCCGAACCTACGGCGCAGTAGTATCCGTCCCCGACCATGGTCTTGGCGTGGATGAATCCGTCATGGTACTCGTATACCTTGACGCCTGCATCCATGAGTCTGCTGGCACAGTATCTGTTGCCCCAGTAGACGAAGACATGGTCGCCTATGTCGGGGATGATGACGCGGACGTCCGCACCGGCCAGCGCCTTGAGGCGGAGCTGGTAGAGGACGGCATCCGAAGGTCCCAGATAGGGGGTGGTCAGCCATATCTGTTCACGGGATGCGGTGGCGATGCTGACATACTGCATGTGTATGGAGTTGGTCCCCGGCATATCCGGGCCCCCGTGGGTCTCTTGGACGGGGATGTCCTTCCCCGACTCCTCGGCGCAATAGAGGTCGCGGTCGTTGACCAGATCTTCGAAGCTGGCATATCTCCAGTCCTGAAGGAACACGCGGGTGTAGCAGTCGACTATGGGTCCTTCTATGATCACGGCGGCGTCACGCCAGTGGCCGAATTTCCCCTTTCCCAGGTATTCGTCGCCGATGTTGTATCCGCTGACGAAGGCCTTCTTACCGTCGATGACCGCGATCTTCCTGTGGTTCCTGTTGTTCTTCTTGGCACTCAGGAGGAGGGTCGAGATCTTATGGAACGTGTAGACCTTCCCGCCGGCCTTTTTGAGTTCCTTCTTCAGGTCCTTGGGCAGGTTGCGAGTTCCGACCTCGTCCACCAGGAGCCTCACCATGACGCCCGCCTTCGCCTTCTCTATAAGGATCTCCAGGATCCTTCTCCCGGTCGCATCCTTCCTGAGTATGTAGTACTCCAGGAACAGGTGGTGCTCGGCCTTCTCCATCGCTTCGAAGAGACTGT
The nucleotide sequence above comes from Candidatus Methanomethylophilus alvi Mx1201. Encoded proteins:
- the radA gene encoding DNA repair and recombination protein RadA gives rise to the protein MAEKTLEDIPGVGPAIADKLREAGYTEIMAIAVAAPKDLAETCEIGEKKAMDIIEGAKLVADIGGFETGDVIQQRRAAVSKLTTGSKAFDELLGGGLESQSITEFFGEFGSCKTQVCFQLAVNATLPEEKGGLDSDVIIIDTENTFRPERITQMCNYLGVDPDETLKRIHIARAFNSQHQVLLVDKALELAKDIKVRLMIVDSLTSHFRSEYLGRGALAERQQILNRHMHDLLNFATVNNAVIAVTNQVASKPDAFFGDPTRPIGGHVVGHTATFRIYLRKGKAGKRIARLIDSPNMPEGEAVFMVTENGITD
- the cca gene encoding CCA tRNA nucleotidyltransferase, yielding MTIEDDVLARIRPTEEERRHIKHAADELRGKVQEYIDREGIDAEIRFVGSYSKDTYLSDPDIDLFVLFPTSIPRAELERVGLKMGDDILHGIRMFSEHPYTRGRYDGVDVDLVPSYHIESTDKLQTAVDRTPFHTRYVLENMSVDQRDQVRLLKKFMKGIGTYGAEPNTRGFSGYLCELLIIKYGSFRGVLEAAASEWREGTAIEIKERGPPMIGPLIVYDPVDKKRNVASAVHLDTLALFIAAAKDYLVEPSVNFFFPRKRTPLTVEELEEKASIHGSRILTVTFNRPDAVEDNLYSQLWKTQYALIKKLDDFDFNVLRAVHSMDEKHMVIAFELDRDVLSKTCKHVGPPIFVRAAESFLRKWKNNEYGAPFIEDGAWCVIVERMYFSAVEMLEEEASLAGIGREIDPESMKIRGHEASITNIDPLLLTELMDPVLSWKIV
- a CDS encoding MBL fold metallo-hydrolase produces the protein MTFRITFLGTGGGRHTSMFQTRCTGGMLIEHGDPVMRMHVDPGPGALTQMRRIRYDVGSTDSVVISHAHPDHYSDGPCVIEGMTRGGWVKRGHLYGSPTVIEGEGGLGPCLSPYHLGLPISSTAFRPGDVLDIDGQRVEICRARHSDPTNVGFRFDTPFGVVSYVSDTDYDEDIGRQYIGSRVLILPVTTPHNNRINYHMCTDTAIEMVDLVKPELCIFTHLGIVMIEEGPDAQAEMCQNATGVRTVAGKDLMVLDVGEDLELSQARTYDGEWIPEWAPKLPEKYRDGGQKGNF
- a CDS encoding amidohydrolase family protein yields the protein MITVFRDAWIVTQNAKREVLKGDLVVDGERIVSVGPKYNGTADEEIDCAGDVLIPGLINTHTHVAMSVMKGVVDDLLFPDFLNKVFKIDADRTDRDLEVGTKLGCAEMMMSGTTTFMDLYYSEDVIAKATQEAGIRGVCCWCCLDEDKTTQKGNPVDNCRHFYQKFKNERKIVPGVGLQGVYVCNEETCTEAKAFSDEVGAPINMHLSETRGEVNDHKKATGMRPAEWLSHIGVLGPRVVAAHSAWLTMNEVRLMGEAGMSISSCPVSNMKLATGGVAPVPEFEKYGVNVSLGTDGNTTNNSLDMISEMKMLGLLQKSSRWDPTVTPAQDLLDIVTVNGAKAIGMQDSLGSLEAGKYADVVVLDGKMANLRPLLPENIVANLAYSLSQANVKTVMCQGDIVVRDRVCTTMDVAAVADESEDIWKTLCLR
- a CDS encoding PHP domain-containing protein, producing the protein MPKVNIKSNRVLFGPPDYSSLSEMGYMFADMHFHTNCSDSFTDVMDAVALARMRGTGVAITDHNLIASAVKVADKKDVFVIPGIEVSTSDGPHILMYFYETRDMSAFWRKYIRPNLQSCPWLALKDMSTEKLLYTIEQEDIHCVVSAAHPLGYFGTNKGVEICIEKGYLSEDIVKMLDAYEVICSGMTHSSNLRALAAAEQYGLSYTGGTDGHMLEEVGNVITAVQASNREEFLDGIKGGYSLVIGQEKSVIKKAKMGSESFVRFMEHAPSAFYVQTRSGVRSIRRSGSKIGSKIKDRIRNQGPRRRG
- a CDS encoding lactate utilization protein; protein product: MTSRADIEKIKKKRYEALAPILIENLESRQYEAYYVDNGEEAVKKALSLMPAKSSVSWGGSATIEEIGLLDKVKSGPYKVLDRSEASTPEEKEDMLRRALSVDFYLTSFNGVSMDGIVFNIDGTGNRVAAITFGPRNVIAVVGMNKVCKDQEQALARAEDIAAQMNAARFGMEDTLFTDGDVTDDCKAPKSICNFIEQIVFCGKPKRIKVILVGEDLGF
- the cls gene encoding cardiolipin synthase codes for the protein MDILPIIIVLNAIFILAAMYAERANPQMLVLWMVLMGTLPLIGFILYLMFGQTFYSRYAFKRKRDDDAKSMIDPDKVRKFGLDPRSDGMSQALERSGASQCLGGNDVRYVSESEDFFDSLFEAMEKAEHHLFLEYYILRKDATGRRILEILIEKAKAGVMVRLLVDEVGTRNLPKDLKKELKKAGGKVYTFHKISTLLLSAKKNNRNHRKIAVIDGKKAFVSGYNIGDEYLGKGKFGHWRDAAVIIEGPIVDCYTRVFLQDWRYASFEDLVNDRDLYCAEESGKDIPVQETHGGPDMPGTNSIHMQYVSIATASREQIWLTTPYLGPSDAVLYQLRLKALAGADVRVIIPDIGDHVFVYWGNRYCASRLMDAGVKVYEYHDGFIHAKTMVGDGYYCAVGSANLDPRSMNLNFECNAMVYSEEVGKQMTQAFEKDLERCTEYTMEMYRNRTGIQRIKTFLSRFAAELL